The following coding sequences lie in one Pelobacter seleniigenes DSM 18267 genomic window:
- a CDS encoding TRAP transporter substrate-binding protein produces MRKNIFTKLIVFAVAAALLAPMTAFAADINKHTFKFAFQNSKEHPQGQGVAKFAELVEQKSNGKMTVKLYPSGMLGGDLQTVSALQGGTIDFTVLNAGLLVGIVPGFGIFDFPFMFNDEQEADAVVDGSFGKMMFDKLPAKGLVGLGYWELGFRNVTNNVHPITKLEDFAGIKLRVLQSPVFIDTFNTLGCNTVPLPWPEVYTALEQHVVDGQENPVTNVQFASLFEVQKYFSFTKHIYSPQSSLVSKKTWDKLTDAERAIIVEAEQEAKLFQRKANRAQMDKSLEFVKTKMAVNEIAPAEMDRIRAAAKPVIEKNTPKVGQDVVDAFNAAIAKVRGK; encoded by the coding sequence ATGAGAAAGAATATTTTTACCAAGCTGATTGTTTTTGCAGTGGCTGCCGCGCTTTTGGCTCCAATGACAGCTTTTGCTGCAGATATTAACAAGCATACGTTTAAATTTGCCTTTCAGAACTCCAAAGAGCACCCACAGGGGCAAGGTGTCGCTAAATTTGCAGAACTTGTTGAGCAAAAAAGTAACGGTAAAATGACGGTAAAACTATATCCGAGCGGTATGCTCGGCGGCGATCTGCAGACCGTTTCGGCTCTTCAGGGCGGAACTATTGACTTCACAGTTTTAAATGCCGGTTTGCTGGTCGGAATCGTACCTGGATTCGGTATTTTTGATTTTCCCTTCATGTTCAATGACGAACAAGAAGCTGATGCGGTTGTTGATGGCAGCTTCGGAAAAATGATGTTTGACAAACTACCGGCCAAAGGCCTGGTGGGACTGGGCTACTGGGAACTTGGTTTTCGTAACGTGACCAATAACGTTCATCCTATCACCAAACTGGAAGACTTCGCCGGGATCAAGCTGCGCGTTCTTCAATCTCCGGTCTTTATCGATACCTTCAATACCTTGGGATGCAACACGGTTCCGCTGCCCTGGCCGGAGGTTTACACCGCGCTTGAACAGCACGTTGTCGATGGCCAGGAAAACCCAGTGACGAATGTCCAGTTTGCAAGTCTCTTTGAGGTCCAAAAATACTTTTCTTTCACCAAACACATTTACTCTCCCCAATCATCTCTGGTCAGTAAGAAAACCTGGGACAAATTGACCGATGCGGAGAGGGCAATCATTGTTGAGGCTGAGCAGGAGGCCAAGCTTTTCCAACGCAAGGCCAATCGGGCTCAAATGGATAAATCGCTTGAGTTTGTTAAAACTAAAATGGCCGTCAATGAAATCGCTCCTGCCGAGATGGATCGCATCCGTGCCGCAGCTAAACCGGTTATTGAGAAAAACACTCCCAAAGTCGGACAAGACGTTGTCGATGCTTTCAATGCCGCCATTGCGAAGGTTCGGGGCAAATAA
- a CDS encoding metallophosphoesterase family protein, whose amino-acid sequence MAEMRDSIKITRRDFIKKTTSTMIVLSLGSYLTGCASDDDSDKTFSGADFAVISDPHVYDTALGTEGEAWQQYLMSDRKLLAESEAILAAAVEQILAATPRVKFVIVSGDLTKDGEKQCHDLFASYMDRLRDQGIKVLVIPGNHDINNPHAHAFSAEGVTAVASVTPEEFTSIYSAMGYADAVARDDHSLSYIAEPVSGLWVFCLDSCQYASNYENGYPETSGAFSAETLAWIAENIEKAKNQHKTIIGTMHHGILEHFTGQSQLTGLGDEYVVNNWHTISETFAIAGLSLVFTGHYHAQDAVERKFEDGSFIFDVETGSLVTYPNPVRFVSIGADDTVAISTEVVTEIDYNTGGEPFPDYAHDYLVNGLTLQAPYYLVNGFGVAEATATEMAPYLVRGMVAHYSGDESPTADDLLAVQTYMADSDPTIATVGSILGSLWADLEPSDTNFSFSLEDGMVEG is encoded by the coding sequence ATGGCTGAAATGCGCGATTCGATCAAGATAACCAGGCGGGATTTTATTAAAAAGACCACCTCGACAATGATTGTTCTTTCGCTGGGATCTTATCTCACGGGATGTGCCTCGGATGATGATTCGGACAAGACGTTTTCTGGTGCTGACTTTGCGGTGATTTCCGATCCCCATGTTTATGACACGGCTTTGGGGACCGAGGGCGAGGCCTGGCAGCAGTATCTTATGTCAGACCGAAAGCTGCTGGCGGAAAGCGAAGCCATTTTAGCGGCCGCGGTTGAGCAGATTCTTGCCGCGACGCCACGGGTGAAATTTGTCATCGTGTCCGGGGACCTGACGAAAGATGGTGAAAAGCAGTGTCATGACCTGTTTGCCTCGTACATGGACCGCTTGCGCGACCAGGGGATCAAGGTTCTGGTCATTCCCGGCAATCACGACATCAACAACCCGCACGCCCACGCCTTTAGCGCTGAAGGGGTGACCGCGGTCGCCAGTGTGACCCCGGAAGAGTTTACCTCAATCTATTCGGCAATGGGGTATGCCGATGCCGTTGCCAGAGATGACCATTCCTTGAGCTACATTGCCGAGCCGGTCTCCGGGCTGTGGGTGTTCTGCCTGGACTCCTGTCAATATGCCAGCAATTATGAAAACGGTTATCCGGAAACCAGCGGCGCATTTTCCGCAGAAACTCTTGCCTGGATTGCCGAAAACATCGAAAAGGCGAAAAACCAGCATAAAACGATCATCGGAACCATGCACCATGGCATTCTTGAACATTTCACAGGCCAATCCCAATTGACCGGGTTAGGGGACGAGTATGTGGTGAATAACTGGCATACGATTTCGGAAACCTTCGCCATTGCAGGTTTGAGTCTGGTTTTTACCGGACACTATCATGCCCAGGATGCGGTTGAACGTAAATTCGAAGATGGGTCTTTCATTTTCGATGTGGAAACCGGGTCCCTGGTCACCTACCCGAATCCGGTCCGGTTTGTCTCGATTGGTGCTGATGACACAGTTGCGATTTCCACAGAGGTTGTGACTGAAATCGATTATAATACCGGTGGTGAACCCTTCCCCGATTACGCCCACGATTACCTGGTCAACGGTCTGACTCTGCAGGCCCCTTACTATTTGGTCAACGGCTTCGGTGTTGCTGAGGCGACGGCAACGGAAATGGCTCCGTACCTGGTTCGAGGCATGGTTGCCCATTATAGCGGAGATGAATCACCCACGGCGGATGATTTGCTCGCGGTGCAAACCTATATGGCTGATTCCGATCCCACCATTGCGACCGTAGGGAGCATCTTGGGGTCGCTGTGGGCTGACCTTGAACCATCGGATACCAACTTCAGCTTTAGTCTTGAAGACGGTATGGTCGAAGGCTAG
- a CDS encoding hybrid sensor histidine kinase/response regulator, protein MPNRTNDALPALESGFIQNNHDFFIHAIEISPEAVFWMAADGHFCYVNKAACESLGYSREELLSMHLWEVDPDYPRDRWHEHWENLKTVQSATIETTHRRKDGIIFPVEVIVKQVYLSGQIFHTAFVRDISNRKTYEAELLESKNRFRALLDTIPDLIWLKDADGVFLSCNTTFERFYGAREADIIGKTDYDFVDKELADFFRFNDKLAMQAGKPTTNEEWITLADTGERILLLTTKVPMYDANGIIIGVLGVGRDITELRRAEEKRHELESHLQQTQKIESIGQLAGGIAHDFNNMLGVILGHSELAMKKSLRSEPVLANLTEIQKAANHSADLTKQLLTFARKQTITPQIIDLNEVIPATLKMLQRLIGENIQLSWKPAPNLWQIKVDPSQVDQILANLCVNARDAISDTGGISISTQNLTPGDHPKTFKEFKLPAGEYVQICVSDDGCGMDKETLKHIFEPFFTTKGIGAGTGLGLATVYGAVKQNDGFIDVRSEPGRGSAFCIFFPRCSETNEAEIRNTQALDYRGSETILLVEDEEMLLKLESTMLEQCGYQVLEAKTADKAISLAQAHRGPIHLLITDIIMPEVNGWELSHKLHAIRPDMKVLFLSGYPADIISNKGVIEEGLNFLQKPISMASLTKKIREVLNEE, encoded by the coding sequence ATGCCGAACAGAACAAATGATGCCCTTCCCGCTTTGGAATCTGGATTTATTCAAAACAATCATGATTTTTTCATTCATGCTATAGAGATATCTCCGGAAGCTGTCTTCTGGATGGCTGCGGATGGTCATTTCTGTTATGTGAATAAAGCTGCTTGCGAGTCCCTTGGTTATTCGCGGGAAGAACTGTTGTCCATGCACTTATGGGAAGTCGACCCCGACTATCCCAGAGACCGCTGGCATGAGCACTGGGAAAACCTGAAAACGGTCCAAAGCGCAACCATCGAGACAACTCACCGCCGCAAAGACGGCATCATCTTCCCGGTTGAAGTGATCGTCAAACAAGTGTACTTAAGTGGACAAATTTTCCATACAGCTTTTGTCCGGGATATCTCCAACCGCAAAACGTATGAAGCCGAACTGCTCGAAAGTAAAAACCGCTTCCGGGCACTTCTGGATACTATCCCCGATTTAATTTGGCTCAAAGATGCCGATGGTGTTTTCCTGTCGTGCAATACCACCTTTGAACGCTTCTATGGCGCCAGGGAAGCGGATATCATCGGCAAAACAGATTATGACTTTGTCGACAAGGAATTGGCTGATTTTTTCCGTTTCAATGACAAGCTGGCCATGCAGGCTGGCAAGCCGACCACTAACGAGGAATGGATCACTCTGGCCGATACCGGGGAGCGGATCCTGCTGTTAACCACCAAAGTTCCCATGTATGACGCCAACGGGATTATCATCGGCGTACTGGGCGTTGGCCGCGATATCACTGAATTAAGACGCGCCGAAGAAAAACGCCATGAGCTGGAAAGCCATCTCCAGCAGACCCAAAAGATCGAATCGATCGGTCAACTGGCCGGAGGAATCGCCCACGACTTCAACAATATGTTGGGGGTTATTCTTGGCCACAGTGAACTGGCAATGAAAAAATCCCTCCGCTCTGAACCGGTTCTCGCCAATCTCACTGAAATCCAGAAAGCCGCCAACCATTCCGCCGACCTGACCAAGCAACTGCTCACCTTTGCCCGCAAGCAAACCATAACACCGCAGATCATTGACTTAAATGAAGTCATCCCCGCCACCCTCAAAATGCTGCAAAGGCTTATTGGCGAGAATATCCAGCTCTCCTGGAAGCCCGCGCCAAACCTATGGCAGATCAAAGTGGACCCCTCCCAGGTGGACCAGATTCTCGCCAACCTGTGCGTCAATGCCCGTGATGCCATCAGCGATACCGGAGGCATCAGCATATCAACTCAAAACCTCACGCCCGGAGACCATCCGAAAACGTTTAAGGAGTTTAAACTCCCGGCCGGGGAATACGTTCAAATTTGTGTCAGCGATGACGGCTGTGGCATGGACAAAGAGACCCTGAAACATATTTTTGAGCCCTTTTTCACAACCAAAGGAATCGGGGCCGGAACCGGACTTGGGCTGGCGACCGTGTACGGAGCGGTAAAACAGAATGATGGGTTTATCGACGTGCGCAGCGAGCCTGGCCGTGGCTCAGCCTTCTGTATTTTTTTTCCGCGCTGTTCTGAAACCAATGAAGCAGAGATCAGAAATACCCAAGCACTTGATTATCGGGGAAGCGAAACGATCCTGCTTGTTGAAGATGAAGAAATGCTCCTTAAGCTGGAGTCCACAATGTTGGAGCAGTGCGGATATCAGGTTTTAGAAGCGAAAACCGCGGACAAGGCTATCTCCCTGGCTCAAGCCCATAGAGGCCCCATTCATTTACTCATCACTGATATCATCATGCCGGAAGTCAATGGCTGGGAATTAAGTCACAAGCTTCACGCCATCAGACCGGACATGAAAGTCCTTTTTCTATCCGGGTATCCAGCAGATATCATTTCCAACAAGGGAGTGATTGAAGAAGGGCTGAATTTTCTGCAGAAACCGATCTCCATGGCCTCCCTGACCAAAAAGATCAGGGAAGTCCTGAATGAAGAATAA
- a CDS encoding cytochrome b N-terminal domain-containing protein yields the protein MKLLRSIANWLEDRTGLWQMIRPMLLHPVPPKTGWSYIFGSATLLAFMIQVVTGIALATIYIPSSGQAYQSLQYITEQAPFGHFLRGAHFFGASAMVLLVGLHAIRIFLTGSYKFPREMNWISGTILLFATLGMGFTGQILRWDQNALWSLVVGAEQAGRTPLIGSQIGHFLLGGPNVGADTLSRFFALHVFVLPGLLLMVVGLHLYLVLRNGISEPPERNRPVDPASYRQWYQELLSNSGEPFWPAAVWRDAVFGVLVIIAIISLAFAVGPPDIGVPPDPSLLHAQPRPDWYFMWYFAVLALLPHGLENYVILLAPLLGFLVLLLLPLVANSGDRHPLNRPWALCSLLLILSAMGALWLAGLQADWSPDFNAKPLSATVIGTSSGPVARGGLAFSKRGCLYCHTISDQGGRRGPNLTTVGNRLTAQQMTIRILNGGYNMPAYGGILKAKDVEDLVAFLQSRQ from the coding sequence ATGAAACTGTTGAGGAGCATCGCTAACTGGCTTGAGGACCGTACCGGGCTCTGGCAAATGATCAGGCCCATGCTGTTGCATCCCGTCCCGCCGAAAACAGGGTGGAGTTACATCTTCGGCAGCGCTACCCTGTTGGCCTTCATGATTCAAGTCGTAACCGGCATCGCATTGGCCACCATCTATATCCCGTCATCGGGGCAGGCTTATCAGAGCCTGCAATACATCACCGAGCAGGCCCCTTTTGGTCATTTTTTACGCGGCGCGCACTTTTTCGGAGCATCGGCCATGGTGTTACTGGTGGGATTGCATGCCATCCGCATATTCTTGACCGGTTCCTATAAATTCCCGCGCGAGATGAACTGGATCAGCGGCACGATTCTGCTCTTTGCAACTCTTGGGATGGGGTTCACCGGGCAGATCCTGCGTTGGGATCAAAACGCCCTCTGGTCACTGGTGGTCGGAGCCGAGCAGGCGGGCCGGACACCCCTTATCGGCAGCCAGATCGGCCATTTTCTGTTGGGGGGACCAAACGTCGGCGCCGACACCCTGAGCCGTTTTTTCGCCCTGCATGTTTTTGTGCTGCCAGGGTTGCTGCTCATGGTCGTCGGACTTCATCTTTACCTGGTTCTGCGCAACGGAATTTCCGAACCGCCTGAGCGCAATCGCCCGGTCGACCCGGCCAGCTACCGGCAATGGTATCAGGAACTGCTCAGCAACAGCGGCGAACCCTTCTGGCCGGCAGCGGTCTGGCGGGACGCGGTTTTCGGCGTTTTGGTGATTATCGCAATCATCAGCCTGGCCTTCGCTGTTGGTCCGCCAGATATCGGGGTACCGCCAGATCCGAGCCTGCTGCATGCCCAGCCCCGGCCGGATTGGTACTTCATGTGGTATTTCGCAGTCCTTGCCCTGTTACCTCACGGGCTCGAAAACTACGTCATTCTGCTCGCACCGTTGCTCGGCTTCCTGGTTCTGCTGTTGCTGCCGCTGGTCGCCAACAGCGGCGACAGACATCCCCTTAATCGGCCCTGGGCGCTTTGTTCGCTGCTCCTGATTCTTTCCGCCATGGGAGCGCTCTGGCTCGCCGGTCTGCAGGCCGACTGGTCCCCTGATTTCAACGCCAAACCACTGAGCGCAACGGTCATCGGCACCAGCAGTGGCCCTGTTGCCAGAGGCGGCCTGGCCTTTTCGAAGCGGGGTTGCCTTTACTGCCACACCATTTCCGACCAGGGCGGCCGGCGCGGACCGAACCTGACCACGGTGGGCAACCGACTCACCGCTCAGCAGATGACAATCCGGATTCTTAACGGCGGCTACAACATGCCGGCCTACGGCGGCATCCTGAAAGCCAAGGACGTCGAGGACCTCGTGGCGTTTCTTCAGAGCAGGCAATAA
- a CDS encoding ubiquinol-cytochrome c reductase iron-sulfur subunit — protein sequence MTSSTDHDNKDLTARRRALGILSIALGGLGALLAGTPVIGFLLGPLLRKRPSSWVGIGAPDSFRIGETVKVTFNDPQALPWAGVVGKTATWLRREDEQQFVAFDVNCSHLGCPVRWEPEAELFMCPCHGGVYYGNGEVAGGPPPQPLKRFETRIQNGQVEIQTRPLPIT from the coding sequence ATGACCTCCTCAACTGACCATGACAATAAAGATCTGACAGCGCGACGGCGAGCCCTTGGCATTCTCTCGATCGCCCTTGGCGGCTTGGGAGCGCTCCTGGCCGGGACTCCGGTGATCGGCTTCTTGCTCGGTCCGCTGCTACGTAAGCGCCCGTCCAGCTGGGTTGGGATAGGAGCGCCGGACAGTTTCCGAATTGGAGAGACCGTCAAGGTGACCTTCAACGACCCACAGGCCTTACCCTGGGCCGGGGTGGTCGGCAAAACAGCCACCTGGCTGCGCCGGGAAGACGAACAGCAATTTGTCGCTTTCGACGTCAACTGTTCTCATCTGGGCTGCCCGGTCCGCTGGGAACCGGAGGCCGAGCTGTTCATGTGCCCTTGCCACGGTGGCGTTTACTACGGTAACGGCGAGGTTGCCGGCGGGCCGCCACCGCAGCCGCTAAAACGCTTCGAGACCCGAATTCAAAATGGACAGGTCGAAATCCAGACCCGCCCCCTGCCCATCACCTGA
- a CDS encoding cytochrome c oxidase assembly protein: MMARLLSAWSFYPSVLIGSLGLGILYLALTRLHPPRRFIWFLLGTLATVVALMSPLDILSDDYLFSAHMIQHLLLDLIVPPLLLLGLPADPTRHFLQKALPARIEGILGRPPVAWLLGIATLWIWHLPILYAATLSNEHVHIFEHLCFLVTGTIFWWPVFGPAASRALNTFYALVYLFTGALANSLLGIILTFAPQLIYLGYQHPDDTLGILPLLRNSWGLSPLADQQLGGVLMWVGGSLIFLTAILGVLTRWYAAGEERSGVNRQASF, translated from the coding sequence ATGATGGCACGACTCCTCAGCGCCTGGTCTTTTTACCCCTCGGTTCTGATCGGTTCGCTGGGGCTGGGGATCCTCTATCTGGCACTGACCAGGCTGCATCCGCCACGCCGATTCATCTGGTTCCTGCTCGGGACGCTCGCTACCGTGGTCGCGCTCATGTCGCCACTGGACATTCTCAGCGACGATTATCTGTTCAGCGCGCACATGATCCAGCATCTGCTGCTCGACCTGATTGTTCCGCCGCTGCTGCTGCTCGGCCTTCCTGCGGATCCGACCCGGCACTTCCTCCAAAAAGCTTTGCCGGCCCGAATCGAGGGGATTCTCGGCCGACCGCCGGTCGCTTGGCTGCTGGGGATTGCAACCTTGTGGATCTGGCACCTGCCGATCCTCTATGCCGCGACCCTGAGCAACGAGCATGTCCATATATTTGAGCACCTGTGTTTCTTGGTAACCGGCACCATCTTCTGGTGGCCGGTGTTCGGACCGGCGGCGTCCCGGGCACTGAATACGTTTTATGCTCTGGTCTATCTTTTTACCGGCGCACTGGCAAACAGCCTGCTGGGCATTATCCTCACCTTTGCCCCGCAGCTGATCTACCTCGGCTATCAACATCCCGATGATACCCTCGGCATTCTGCCTTTGCTGCGAAACAGCTGGGGACTTTCTCCTCTCGCCGACCAGCAATTGGGGGGCGTACTCATGTGGGTCGGGGGCAGTCTTATCTTCCTCACTGCCATCCTCGGGGTGCTGACGCGCTGGTACGCCGCCGGGGAGGAGCGCAGCGGAGTGAACAGGCAGGCTTCTTTCTGA
- a CDS encoding cytochrome c oxidase subunit 3: MMDKNKMAMLLFIASEVIFFLMLVIAYAFFHSKGTAGGAAGVGQLHIGKTSVYSIFLFASSFSVWRAGRSLPQNRRRGAFWLLLTIVLGAIFLVGQGLEYKDLLLQHITIGRSLFGTTFFTLTGFHGLHVFIGLLLLTILWCLAVFGRETEPAPTATESISLYWHFVDVVWVVIFAVVYLWAAL, translated from the coding sequence ATGATGGACAAGAACAAAATGGCCATGCTGCTCTTCATCGCCTCGGAGGTGATTTTCTTCCTGATGCTGGTGATTGCCTACGCTTTCTTCCACAGCAAAGGAACCGCCGGCGGGGCTGCAGGTGTCGGACAACTGCACATCGGCAAAACCTCCGTCTACTCGATCTTCCTGTTTGCCAGCAGTTTCAGTGTCTGGCGGGCCGGGCGCAGCCTGCCGCAAAACCGACGGCGCGGCGCGTTCTGGTTACTGCTCACGATTGTCCTGGGCGCGATCTTCCTGGTTGGCCAGGGGCTGGAATATAAAGACCTGCTGCTGCAGCACATCACCATCGGGCGGAGCCTGTTCGGGACGACCTTTTTCACGCTGACCGGGTTCCACGGGCTGCATGTCTTCATCGGCCTGCTGTTACTGACCATCCTCTGGTGCCTGGCCGTTTTTGGCCGGGAGACGGAACCAGCGCCAACCGCCACGGAGTCTATCTCGCTGTATTGGCACTTCGTCGATGTCGTCTGGGTGGTGATCTTTGCCGTGGTCTACCTTTGGGCCGCTTTATGA
- the ctaD gene encoding cytochrome c oxidase subunit I: protein MNQMSQAQAVPRSIRTIPEYRGLLSWVSSVDHKQIGIMYLLGALLFLLLGLVEATLIRIQLAVPENTFLSPDSYSQIFTMHGTTMIFLVGMPLMLGLSVYFVPLMIGARDMAFPRLNAFGFWIFLFGGFLLYFSFMSGSAPLAGWFAYAPLNEKAYLFNSGQDYWVIALLLTGAGSIATAINVIVTVFTLRAPGMNFRRLPLFVWMTTINSFLILFALPALNTALVMLFADRQLDALFFVSAKGGSALLWQHYFWFFGHPEVYILILPVFGIISEVIPVFARKPIYGYGFLAGSTVAIAFLSFAVWAHHMFATGLGFPVYYVFAGASMLIAVPTGIKIFNWIATMWGGSIRFTTSMLFATAFLIQFTIGGLSGVAFAAVPIDWQLTDSYFVVAHFHYVLLGGMLFGIISGIYYWYPKMTGHFLSEKLGRAHFWLMIIGFNGTFFVMHLMGLFGMPRRVFTYPADIPYLAPMNMLSSCSAAVLMLSLLIFFANLIVSLYRGEQASDNPWEGWTLEWATSSPPPPHNFDKVPYIRNRRPLWDQLHPDLPEARLEAEHEAGGASR from the coding sequence ATGAATCAAATGAGCCAGGCACAAGCTGTCCCGCGTTCCATCCGAACAATCCCGGAATACCGAGGGCTGCTCAGCTGGGTCAGTTCCGTGGACCACAAACAGATCGGCATCATGTACCTGCTCGGGGCCTTACTCTTTTTGCTGCTGGGACTGGTCGAGGCAACCCTGATCCGAATTCAGCTGGCGGTGCCGGAGAATACGTTTCTGTCACCGGACAGCTACAGCCAGATCTTCACTATGCACGGCACAACCATGATCTTCCTGGTCGGAATGCCGTTGATGCTTGGGTTATCCGTCTATTTTGTGCCCCTGATGATCGGAGCCCGGGACATGGCCTTCCCCCGCCTCAACGCTTTCGGCTTCTGGATTTTTCTGTTCGGCGGGTTTCTCCTTTATTTCAGCTTCATGTCAGGAAGCGCTCCCCTTGCCGGATGGTTTGCCTACGCCCCACTCAATGAAAAAGCCTATCTTTTCAACAGCGGCCAGGACTACTGGGTCATCGCCCTGCTACTGACCGGGGCCGGCTCCATCGCCACCGCCATCAACGTTATTGTGACGGTCTTCACCCTGCGGGCACCGGGTATGAATTTTCGCCGGTTACCGCTCTTCGTCTGGATGACCACGATCAATTCCTTTTTAATCCTCTTCGCCCTGCCCGCGTTGAACACTGCGCTGGTGATGCTCTTTGCCGACCGGCAACTCGACGCGCTCTTTTTTGTGAGCGCCAAGGGGGGCTCAGCCTTGCTCTGGCAGCACTACTTCTGGTTTTTCGGGCACCCGGAAGTCTATATCCTGATCCTGCCGGTCTTCGGGATCATTTCCGAAGTCATCCCGGTCTTTGCCCGCAAACCGATCTACGGCTACGGATTTCTGGCCGGCTCAACGGTCGCCATTGCTTTTCTCAGCTTTGCTGTCTGGGCTCACCACATGTTTGCAACCGGGCTGGGATTTCCCGTCTACTACGTCTTTGCCGGGGCCAGCATGTTGATTGCAGTGCCGACGGGCATCAAAATTTTCAACTGGATCGCGACCATGTGGGGCGGCTCGATTCGCTTCACCACGTCGATGCTGTTCGCGACCGCCTTCCTGATTCAGTTCACCATCGGCGGCTTAAGCGGTGTTGCCTTCGCCGCGGTCCCCATCGACTGGCAGCTGACCGACAGTTATTTTGTCGTCGCCCATTTTCATTATGTGCTGTTGGGCGGGATGCTGTTCGGAATCATTTCCGGCATCTATTACTGGTATCCGAAAATGACCGGACATTTCCTCTCCGAAAAGCTGGGGCGGGCGCACTTCTGGCTGATGATCATCGGCTTTAACGGCACCTTCTTCGTCATGCACCTGATGGGGCTGTTCGGCATGCCGCGCCGGGTCTTCACCTATCCGGCAGACATCCCTTACCTGGCCCCGATGAATATGCTCTCCTCCTGCTCGGCGGCAGTCCTGATGCTGTCCCTGCTGATCTTCTTTGCCAACCTCATAGTGAGCCTGTATCGCGGGGAACAAGCCAGTGACAACCCCTGGGAAGGCTGGACCCTGGAATGGGCAACCTCCTCTCCCCCGCCGCCGCACAACTTTGACAAGGTTCCCTATATCCGCAACCGCCGGCCGCTCTGGGATCAGCTGCATCCCGATTTACCCGAAGCCCGGCTGGAAGCCGAACATGAAGCGGGAGGAGCAAGCCGATGA
- the coxB gene encoding cytochrome c oxidase subunit II encodes MNIPSPLIPASLQARDINFLFQIVLIISAIILLVVAGLVLYSAVRFRRRPGDPVPTQDFGNTKLEITWTVIPLLIVTVMFFLSVRTMHAVDPPPLNRPPDIQVVAHQWWWEFSYPESGVITANELHIPIDKNLLFSVTSADVVHDFWVPQLARKIDAIPARKNFAWIAADQPGLYLGTCAEYCGVEHAWMRIRVVAQTPEEFSQWQKKQLAIPAKPTEPLAVKGYNVFMSRPCSSCHRIAGTPADKDIGPDLTHIGSRQTLAAGVFDNSPGNLEAWIADPQKFKPGCHMPDLQLEPAELTALTAYLEELQ; translated from the coding sequence ATGAACATACCTTCGCCTTTGATTCCCGCCTCCCTGCAAGCCCGGGATATCAATTTTCTCTTTCAGATCGTCTTGATAATATCGGCTATCATCCTCCTGGTTGTGGCAGGCCTGGTTCTTTACAGCGCTGTGCGCTTCCGGCGGCGACCCGGCGACCCGGTTCCCACCCAAGATTTCGGCAATACCAAGCTTGAGATCACCTGGACGGTGATCCCGCTGCTGATCGTTACGGTCATGTTCTTTCTTTCGGTCAGAACCATGCACGCTGTGGATCCGCCGCCGCTAAACCGACCGCCAGACATCCAGGTGGTTGCGCACCAGTGGTGGTGGGAATTCAGCTACCCCGAATCCGGGGTCATCACTGCCAATGAGTTGCATATCCCAATCGATAAAAATCTTCTGTTCAGCGTCACCTCTGCGGATGTCGTTCACGACTTCTGGGTCCCCCAACTGGCGCGCAAAATCGACGCAATCCCCGCCCGGAAAAACTTTGCCTGGATCGCGGCAGACCAACCGGGGCTTTATCTGGGCACCTGCGCCGAATACTGCGGGGTGGAGCATGCCTGGATGCGGATCAGGGTTGTTGCGCAGACTCCGGAAGAATTCAGTCAATGGCAAAAGAAACAACTGGCCATTCCCGCCAAACCGACCGAACCGCTTGCCGTCAAAGGCTACAATGTGTTCATGAGTCGTCCCTGCAGCAGCTGCCATCGGATCGCCGGCACACCAGCGGACAAAGACATTGGCCCCGACCTGACGCATATCGGCAGTCGCCAGACCCTCGCAGCCGGGGTCTTTGACAATTCCCCCGGCAATCTTGAAGCCTGGATTGCCGATCCCCAAAAATTCAAACCCGGCTGCCATATGCCGGATCTTCAACTTGAACCGGCGGAACTCACCGCCCTGACGGCCTATCTCGAGGAGTTGCAATGA